TTGCGTTTGTGGGGCATCGCGCTCGATCCGCCGCGGCCGGGCGCTTGGGGCTCGAAGACCTCGGCGACCTCCGTTTGCATCAGCAGCATGACGTCGGTCGCGATCGTCGCGAGGCTGCCGCACACCAGCGCGATCGCGGCGGCGAGGTCGACGATGCGGCTGCGGTCGACGTGCCACGGCGCGTCGGGCGCCGCCAGGTCGAGCTCGCGCGCCAGCGCCAGCGTCACGTCGCGGCCGCGCGTGCCCAGCGATGCCAGGGTGCCGACCGCGCCGCCGAACTGCACGACCCGCGCGCGCTCGGCTGCGGCGCGCAGTCGTTCGCGGCCGGAGAGCAGCGGCGCGAGCCAGGTCGCGCAGACGTAGCCGAACGTCACCGGCAGCGCGTGCTGGAGGTGCGTGCGCCCCACCATCAGGTCGTCGCGATGCGTCTGCGCGCGCGCGGTGAGCGCCGCGACGACGGCGCTCAGGTCGGCCTCCAGCAGCGTGACGGCGTCGCGCAGCTGCAGCACGGTCGCGGTGTCGAGCACGTCCTGCGTCGTCGCGCCCCAGTGGACGTATCCGCCCGCGTCCGTGCCCGTCAGCGCGGCGAGCTGCTTCGTCAGCGGGACGACCGGATAGCCGACGTTCTGCGCCGACGCCGCCAGCGCCGTCAGGTCGATGCGTTCCGGATCGGCGGCCGCCGCGATCGCGTCCGCCGCCGCGCCGGGAATGACCCCGGCCGCGCCCTCCGCGCGCGCCAAGGCGACCTCGAACGCGAGCATCTTCGCGACGCGGTTGCGCGCCGAAAAGATCGCGCGCATCGCCGCCGTCCCGTAGAGCTCGCCGAAGAGCTCGTCTTGGCGCACGCGGATCAGACCGCGAGGAAGGCCGTCTCGCCCTCGCCTTGCAGCACGACGTCGAAGCGATACGTCGCCACGCCGCCGGCATCGGCGACGCGCTCGGCGATCAGCGTCGCGCGCACGCTCTCGTCGGCGATCGAGCGCAGCAGCGGGTCCGCCGCGTTGGCCTCGGCCAGGTCGCTGAAGTAGACGCGCGTCGTCAGCCGCTTGAGCAAACCGCGCGCGAACACCGAGAGGTTGACGTGCGGCGCTTGCTGCACCGCGCCCTCGCCCGGCAACGCGCCGGGCAGCACGGTGCGGAACGCGAAGCTTCCGTCGGGGCTCGTGCAGCAGCGGCCGAAGCCGCGGAAGTGCGGATCGCGCGCGCCGTTGCGATCGTCCTGCGGATCCGGATAGAAGCCGTTCGCATCGGCTTGCCACACCTCGAGCACGCCGTCCGGAACGATCTCGTGGTCGCCGTCGTAGAGGGTGCCCTCGATGCGGATCGGCGTCCCCGCCGCGCCTTCGCGCGTGAGGTCGGCCCAGGTCGGATGGTTGAGGCCTTCGCGGAAGAACGGCCCGACGGTCTGCGAGCTGGTGGGAATCGGCACTACCGGTTCTCCATCGGCGTCTCGTCGCGCCCGCGCATCACGATGTCCCACCGATAGCCCATCGAGTACTCGGCTTGGCTGAGATCGGGGACGTAGGTCGAGATCATCCGTTCGCGTGCCGCTTGATCGGCCACGCTGTGGTAGACCGGATCCCATGCCATCAGCGGATCGCCCGGGAAGTACATCTGGGTGATGAGGCGCGAGGCGAAGCCGGCGCCGAACACCGAGAAGTGGATGTGCGCGGCACGCCACGCGTTGTAGGTGTTGCGCCAAGGATATGCGCCCGGCCGAATCGTCATGAACCGCCAGCGACCCTCGTCGTCGGTGTAGGTGTGACCGACCCCGGTGAAGTTCGGATCGAGCGGCGCGTCGTGCTGATCTTCGCTGTGGTGGTAGCGGCCGGCGGCGTTGGCCTGCCAGAACTCGATCAGCGTGTTGCGCAGCGGACGGCCGTCCTCGTCGAGGACGCGGCCCTCGACGGTGATGCGCTGCCCCATCGCCTCCGGAGCGCCTTCGCGCACGCGCGTCAGGTCGACGAGCGGCGCGCCGGGCCACTGCTCGGCGAACGAGGGACCGGTGATCTCCGAGAGCGTGTGGGGAACGGCGATCAGCTCCCGCTTCGGATGCCGTTTGATCGTGCTCGTGTAGTCCGGCCAGTCGTACGGCGGCTGCGTTCCCGGCGGTTCGGGGGCGAACCGCCGGCGTGCGGGTGCGATCACGAGGGATTCTCCTTGTCCATTTCGGCGTAGACCTCGGCGGCGTGGTGGAACGCCGAGTTGGCGGCGGGGAAGCCGGCGTAGACCGCGACCTGCATCAGCGTCTCCTTGACCTGCTCCTTGGTCGCGCCGGTGTTGCGCGTGGCCCGCAAATGCAGGCGGAACTCTTCCCAACGCCCGAGCGCGGCGGTCATCGCCAGCACCAGCAGGCTGCGCACCGGGCGGTCGAGTCCGGGTCGCGTCCAGATGTCGGCCCACGCATGCTCGGTGACCAGCGTCTGGTAGTCGCGGTTGAAGTCGGTGGCGTTTTGCAGCGAACGGTCGACGTGCGTCGTGCCGAGCACCTCGCGCCGGACTTCGAGACCGCGCTCGAACTTGTCGCTCGTGCTCAACGCGCGGCCTCCACCGCGCGCGTCGGCTCGGCGAGGAAGGCGTTGAGCAGCCGGTTGACCCGATCGGGCTGCTCGACGTTGAGCAAGTGACCGGCGTCGTCCACCACCACGAACTGCGAGCTGGCGATCGCGGCGTGCAGCGTCTGGCCGCGTTCGACGGGTGCGGCTTGGTCCTGCGCGCCCGAGATGATCAGCGTCGGCGTCGTGATACGCGCGTCGTCGGCGCGCAGGTCGGCGTCGCGCACGGTCTTGCAGCCGTCGATATACCCGGGCTGCGGCGTGCGCACGAGCATGTTGCGGAAGCCGGCGATCGTGTCGGCGCGGTCGCGGTGGGTCGAGGGGGCGAACCAGCGCTGCATCGTGCCGTCGGCGATCGCTTCGATGCCGCCCGCCTCGACGCTGGCGATGCGCGCGTTCCAGATCTCCGGCGTGCTGAGCTGGTTGCCGGTCGCGCACAGGACGAGCGCTTCGAGGCGCTCCGGGTGCGTCGCGGCCAGCCGTTGGCCGATCATGCCGCCGATCGACAGCCCGACGTAACGGACGCGACCGATGCTCAGCGCTTCGAGCAGCTCGACGACGTCCTGCGTGACCGCGTCGATCGTCGGCCGCGGCGTGCCGGGCGTGATCGAGGTGAGGCCGTGCCCGCGCATGTCCAGCCGCAGGACCCGATAGCGGTCGCAGAGTGCGCCGACGTTGTCGTCCCACAGGTCGTACGACGTGCCCAGCGAGTTGCCGAACACGATGACCGGCGCGTCGGCCGGCCCGGTGAGATCGTAGTGAACGACTAGATCGTCGACTCGAACGAAGGGCATCCGTCGGGCTCCTCTCCTCGTAGCCAGTGGTCGGTCGCGTTGCGGACGTGTTCGCGGGCCAGCCGCTCGGCGGCCGCGGCGTCGCCGGAACGGATCGCGTCGAGGATGCGCGTGTGCTCGCTCGCGGAGACCGACAGGCGCCGTCCCTGATCTTGCATGCGCATGTAGACGACCTCGGACGACATGCGCACCAGCGGGATGAAGCCCTGCAGCCGCAGATGTCCCGTCGCCTCGACGATCTTGGTGTGGAAATCGGCGTTCGCGACCAGGTAGCTGTGCTTGTCGCGCGGCGCGATCGCCCGCATCTGCTTGGCCAGCGCCTGCAGCTCGCGGTCGACCGCGGGCGGGAGGCCGCGCTCGGCGGCCAGCCGGGCCGCGAGCCCGTCGACCATCTCGCGCACGTCCATGATCTCGCGCGCGTCGCGGTCGTCGAGCGCGACCACCGAGGCGGCGCCGCTGGCGGCGATGGTGACGAAGCCCTCTTGCTCGAGCGCCAGCAGCGCTTCGCGCAGCGGCGTCCGGCTGACGCTGAGTTGGCGAGCGAGGTGCTCTTGGCGCAGCACGGTCCCGGGCGCCAGCTTGCCTTCGAGGATCAGGCGGCGCAGTTGGTCGACGATCCCCTCCTTCATGCGCGGCGCGCGGCTGACGGCGATCGGCGTGACGACGTCGAGCGTGCGATCGTCGTCGCTGGTCAGACGTTTCACGTCGGTGCTCCTTGGGCGAGCAACGGCAAGATCTCGGCCCGCAGACGGTCTTTCGCCACCCGCATCGTCGGGGTGAGCGGGAACGCGTCGCGAAACACGACGCGCAGCGGAACTTTGAAGGGCGCCAGCCGCTCGGCGCACCAGGCGCGCAACGTCTCCTCGTCGGCCGTGCCGTCGGGCTCGAGGATCACGCAGGCCACGACGTCCTCCTCCGAGAGACTCGAGGGCACGCCGATCACGGCGGCTTCGCGCACCGCCGGGTGCAGCTCCAACACGTCTTCGACCTCCCGCGGTGCGATGTTTTCGCCGCGGCGGCGGATCATCTCCTTATAGCGGCCGACCAGGATGACGTCGCCGTCCGGGTCGACGAAACCGGCATCCCCGGTGTGCAGCCAGCCGTCGGCCAGCGTGCGGGCGCTGATCTCGGGAGCGTTCCAATAGCCCGGCGTCATGGCGGGATTGCGGAACTGCAGCTCGCCGACCTCGCCGTTGCGCGCGACGGCTCCGGCGGGCGTCACGATGCGCAGCTCGTTCTCGATCACGCCGGTGGGATGCTGCCGCGCGCGGC
The Candidatus Sulfotelmatobacter sp. genome window above contains:
- the pcaB gene encoding 3-carboxy-cis,cis-muconate cycloisomerase; protein product: MRQDELFGELYGTAAMRAIFSARNRVAKMLAFEVALARAEGAAGVIPGAAADAIAAAADPERIDLTALAASAQNVGYPVVPLTKQLAALTGTDAGGYVHWGATTQDVLDTATVLQLRDAVTLLEADLSAVVAALTARAQTHRDDLMVGRTHLQHALPVTFGYVCATWLAPLLSGRERLRAAAERARVVQFGGAVGTLASLGTRGRDVTLALARELDLAAPDAPWHVDRSRIVDLAAAIALVCGSLATIATDVMLLMQTEVAEVFEPQAPGRGGSSAMPHKRNPIACEYVLAAARGVDALLPTLLAAMPGDHQRSTGPWQSEEIALPELVVLASAAFAQARALTEGMTVDTARMRRNLDLTGGLIVSEAVAMALAEKIGAGPAHTAVEAAAARALDEQVAFLDALAADATIAAVLDRASLERLLDPAGYLGEAGAVVDRVTRSRP
- the pcaG gene encoding protocatechuate 3,4-dioxygenase subunit alpha, with product MPIPTSSQTVGPFFREGLNHPTWADLTREGAAGTPIRIEGTLYDGDHEIVPDGVLEVWQADANGFYPDPQDDRNGARDPHFRGFGRCCTSPDGSFAFRTVLPGALPGEGAVQQAPHVNLSVFARGLLKRLTTRVYFSDLAEANAADPLLRSIADESVRATLIAERVADAGGVATYRFDVVLQGEGETAFLAV
- the pcaH gene encoding protocatechuate 3,4-dioxygenase subunit beta; protein product: MIAPARRRFAPEPPGTQPPYDWPDYTSTIKRHPKRELIAVPHTLSEITGPSFAEQWPGAPLVDLTRVREGAPEAMGQRITVEGRVLDEDGRPLRNTLIEFWQANAAGRYHHSEDQHDAPLDPNFTGVGHTYTDDEGRWRFMTIRPGAYPWRNTYNAWRAAHIHFSVFGAGFASRLITQMYFPGDPLMAWDPVYHSVADQAARERMISTYVPDLSQAEYSMGYRWDIVMRGRDETPMENR
- the pcaC gene encoding 4-carboxymuconolactone decarboxylase, which gives rise to MSTSDKFERGLEVRREVLGTTHVDRSLQNATDFNRDYQTLVTEHAWADIWTRPGLDRPVRSLLVLAMTAALGRWEEFRLHLRATRNTGATKEQVKETLMQVAVYAGFPAANSAFHHAAEVYAEMDKENPS
- the pcaD gene encoding 3-oxoadipate enol-lactonase — translated: MPFVRVDDLVVHYDLTGPADAPVIVFGNSLGTSYDLWDDNVGALCDRYRVLRLDMRGHGLTSITPGTPRPTIDAVTQDVVELLEALSIGRVRYVGLSIGGMIGQRLAATHPERLEALVLCATGNQLSTPEIWNARIASVEAGGIEAIADGTMQRWFAPSTHRDRADTIAGFRNMLVRTPQPGYIDGCKTVRDADLRADDARITTPTLIISGAQDQAAPVERGQTLHAAIASSQFVVVDDAGHLLNVEQPDRVNRLLNAFLAEPTRAVEAAR
- a CDS encoding GntR family transcriptional regulator, with the protein product MKRLTSDDDRTLDVVTPIAVSRAPRMKEGIVDQLRRLILEGKLAPGTVLRQEHLARQLSVSRTPLREALLALEQEGFVTIAASGAASVVALDDRDAREIMDVREMVDGLAARLAAERGLPPAVDRELQALAKQMRAIAPRDKHSYLVANADFHTKIVEATGHLRLQGFIPLVRMSSEVVYMRMQDQGRRLSVSASEHTRILDAIRSGDAAAAERLAREHVRNATDHWLRGEEPDGCPSFESTI